One stretch of Leadbetterella byssophila DSM 17132 DNA includes these proteins:
- a CDS encoding esterase — MKKTILTLSILIMSVIMLHAQQNLDFSGAQGIISPQVNDNNTVTFKLDAPKAAEVFLQGDWMPAEGWVPGKVAMKKDEKGIWTYTSESLKSDLFMYNYIVDGLKITDPNNVYQIRDIANMFSIFITNGDQSSAYKVADVPHGTVSRTWYDSPGLKATRRLTVYTPPGYERSKESYPVLYLLHGVGGDEEAWISLGRTAQILDNLIAAGKAKPMLVVMTNGHTSNAAAPGESSKGLYKPIMMTPDVGSGNMESTFQDVVDFVEKTYRVKKNKADRAIAGLSMGGSHTLFISANLNNTFDYVGLFSAAYRLNRPDAKQVPAVYENYEKNLEKQRDNGYKLYWIGMGKTDFLYQSGVDFRKLLDDKKVKYTYRESEGGHTWSNWRLYLSEFVPLLFK, encoded by the coding sequence ATGAAAAAAACAATTCTAACCTTAAGTATTCTGATCATGAGTGTAATTATGCTTCATGCCCAGCAAAATCTTGATTTCTCTGGTGCACAGGGAATAATTTCACCGCAGGTAAATGATAACAATACCGTTACTTTCAAGCTCGATGCTCCTAAAGCTGCAGAGGTTTTTTTACAGGGAGATTGGATGCCGGCAGAAGGATGGGTTCCGGGCAAAGTGGCAATGAAAAAGGATGAAAAAGGAATATGGACATATACTTCGGAGTCTTTGAAGTCAGATTTATTCATGTACAATTACATAGTGGATGGGCTGAAAATTACAGACCCGAATAACGTATACCAAATCAGAGACATTGCCAATATGTTCAGCATATTCATTACCAATGGTGATCAGTCTTCAGCCTATAAGGTAGCTGATGTACCTCATGGGACAGTCTCGCGTACCTGGTACGACTCCCCTGGTTTAAAGGCTACCAGACGTTTAACGGTTTATACACCGCCGGGCTATGAACGCAGTAAAGAGAGCTATCCGGTGCTTTATCTTCTTCACGGTGTGGGAGGTGACGAAGAGGCCTGGATTTCCTTGGGAAGGACGGCTCAGATTCTGGATAATCTGATTGCAGCAGGCAAAGCCAAGCCTATGCTTGTGGTGATGACTAACGGGCACACCAGTAATGCAGCCGCACCGGGTGAATCAAGCAAGGGACTTTACAAACCAATAATGATGACGCCCGATGTAGGCTCTGGTAATATGGAGAGTACTTTCCAGGATGTAGTTGACTTTGTAGAGAAGACTTACCGTGTTAAGAAAAACAAGGCAGATCGTGCTATTGCAGGTTTGTCAATGGGCGGTTCTCACACCTTGTTTATTTCAGCCAATTTGAACAATACATTTGATTATGTAGGACTTTTTTCTGCTGCATATCGTCTGAACAGACCAGATGCAAAGCAAGTACCTGCTGTTTATGAAAACTACGAAAAGAACCTTGAAAAACAGCGTGATAATGGGTACAAACTGTACTGGATTGGTATGGGAAAAACAGATTTTCTGTATCAGAGCGGAGTAGATTTTAGAAAACTTTTAGACGATAAGAAAGTAAAGTATACTTACAGAGAATCAGAAGGAGGACATACCTGGTCAAACTGGAGACTTTACCTGTCAGAGTTTGTCCCACTTTTATTTAAATAG
- a CDS encoding beta-glucosidase has product MTLEEKVDLLVGAGMPGFGGPTVGQTENLVPGAAGTTKAIPRLGIPAIVLADGPAGIRISPTRQNDTQTFYATAFPIATLIASSWNLELAENIGKAMGKEALEYGADVLLAPALNLHRHPLNGRNFEYYSEDPIISGKMTAAAVNGIQSNGVGTSIKHFAANNQESLRSKNDVRIKNRTLRELYLKGFEIAVKESSPWTVMSSYNKINGTYTSESRELLTTVLRDEWKFDGIVMTDWFGGTNIVKQVHAGNDLLMPGIKPQKDAILQNVKDGKLDVKDVDVNVRRILDLILKTPRFKKYPYSNKPDLKAHALIAREAAAEGMILLKNEKLTLPISSETKIAAFGVTSYDFISGGTGSGDVNEAYIISLMDGLSAFSVERKLAEKYSVYVGDYKEKNKPDPNNPMAAFLNKPRMPELELSESEIGEYAKSTDMAIITIGRNSGEFEDRKTTNDFYLSDEEQNLISKVAKAYHSKGKKVVVILNVGGVIETASWKEKPDAILLAWQAGQEGGNSVADILSGKVGPSGKLTMSFPNDLKDVASNNNFPIDIELNFQEMMGGGPPNSAQEPRKNLEFTTYEEDLHVGYRDYITNKKQVSFPFGFGLSYTSFDFRNSKISGDSKVGFTLKVTVKNTGKAKGKEIVQIYRSNLNKDPDRELISFGKTKELAPGEVQILTFKINSEDFSIFDESINAWVTKAGNYHLLIGKSVSDIILTENVEIKEKFERRVIARF; this is encoded by the coding sequence ATGACGTTAGAAGAAAAGGTAGATTTATTGGTTGGTGCAGGAATGCCCGGTTTTGGTGGGCCAACAGTAGGACAAACTGAAAACCTCGTTCCGGGTGCGGCTGGTACCACTAAAGCTATTCCAAGGTTGGGAATTCCGGCTATAGTTCTGGCGGACGGCCCTGCTGGAATAAGGATAAGTCCAACTCGTCAAAATGACACACAAACGTTTTACGCAACAGCCTTTCCAATTGCTACATTGATTGCTTCTTCATGGAACCTTGAACTGGCTGAGAATATAGGTAAAGCTATGGGTAAAGAGGCTCTTGAATATGGAGCAGATGTACTTTTGGCTCCTGCTTTAAATTTGCATCGACATCCGCTTAACGGAAGAAATTTTGAATATTATTCTGAAGATCCAATTATTTCAGGGAAAATGACAGCGGCAGCCGTTAATGGTATCCAGTCTAATGGGGTGGGAACTTCGATCAAACATTTTGCTGCGAATAATCAGGAAAGCCTTCGTTCAAAAAATGATGTCAGAATAAAAAACCGGACATTGAGAGAGCTATATCTTAAAGGTTTTGAAATTGCGGTTAAAGAATCATCACCATGGACTGTGATGTCATCCTATAATAAAATTAATGGGACTTACACTTCAGAAAGTAGGGAGCTATTAACAACTGTGTTGCGGGACGAATGGAAGTTTGACGGAATAGTTATGACTGACTGGTTTGGTGGAACAAACATTGTAAAGCAGGTTCATGCTGGAAACGATTTACTAATGCCCGGAATTAAACCACAGAAAGATGCAATTCTTCAGAATGTCAAAGATGGTAAACTGGATGTGAAAGATGTGGATGTTAATGTTAGAAGAATCCTGGACTTAATTCTGAAAACTCCGAGGTTTAAAAAGTATCCTTACTCCAATAAACCAGATCTGAAAGCTCATGCTTTGATTGCCAGAGAAGCCGCAGCCGAGGGAATGATATTACTTAAAAATGAAAAACTGACGTTGCCAATATCTTCAGAAACAAAGATTGCTGCTTTTGGTGTTACCTCCTACGATTTTATTAGTGGTGGGACAGGCAGTGGAGATGTCAACGAGGCGTATATCATTTCACTAATGGACGGGCTATCAGCTTTCAGTGTTGAAAGAAAACTCGCTGAGAAGTATTCGGTCTACGTTGGAGACTACAAGGAAAAAAACAAACCCGACCCAAATAACCCAATGGCTGCATTTCTAAATAAACCAAGAATGCCTGAGTTGGAGTTGTCAGAGTCTGAAATTGGAGAATACGCTAAATCTACAGATATGGCTATCATTACAATTGGTAGAAATTCCGGCGAGTTTGAAGATAGAAAGACTACAAATGATTTTTATCTCAGTGATGAAGAACAGAATTTGATTTCAAAAGTAGCGAAGGCTTATCATTCTAAAGGTAAAAAAGTTGTAGTAATACTTAACGTTGGAGGAGTGATAGAAACGGCTTCGTGGAAAGAAAAACCAGATGCTATTTTACTGGCCTGGCAGGCGGGACAGGAAGGTGGAAATTCAGTTGCGGATATTTTAAGTGGTAAAGTGGGACCTTCAGGAAAGTTGACCATGTCATTCCCAAATGATCTGAAAGATGTAGCATCAAATAACAATTTCCCAATTGATATAGAGTTGAATTTTCAAGAAATGATGGGAGGAGGCCCACCTAATTCTGCACAGGAACCTCGTAAGAATTTAGAATTCACCACGTATGAGGAAGATCTGCACGTAGGATACAGAGATTATATCACCAATAAAAAACAAGTTTCTTTTCCATTTGGATTCGGGCTTTCTTACACTTCATTCGATTTTAGAAATAGTAAGATTTCTGGAGATTCTAAAGTTGGGTTTACATTGAAGGTAACCGTAAAGAATACGGGTAAAGCAAAAGGAAAAGAAATTGTTCAGATTTATCGCTCTAATCTAAACAAAGATCCTGACAGGGAACTAATTTCCTTTGGTAAAACTAAAGAATTAGCCCCTGGAGAAGTGCAAATATTAACGTTTAAAATTAACTCAGAAGACTTCTCCATTTTTGATGAATCTATAAATGCCTGGGTAACAAAGGCAGGTAATTATCACCTTTTAATAGGTAAAAGTGTTTCGGATATTATCCTCACAGAAAATGTGGAGATAAAAGAGAAATTTGAGAGGCGGGTGATTGCCAGATTTTGA
- a CDS encoding alpha/beta hydrolase — protein MVTQKIVVAVVLLLASLNSQGQGFIMPPQGKIEYEVIESKVLNTTRNYSIYLPKSYKTEESRQYPILYLLHGMNDTHKGWPTRGHVEDVANQLIDGGEVREMIIVTPDAGTDWNGYFDMEGWSYERFFFEEFLPHIEGKYRVSRGKEERAIAGLSMGGGGSTVYAQKHPELFSSVYAMSALMNIPFVGGPPGLDKKLDLLTQSVIANSSIAFVEKADAATLEKLKAVNWFVDCGDDDFLLDVNIDYVRAMKKVGIPLQFRIRDGGHT, from the coding sequence ATGGTAACACAGAAGATTGTAGTAGCTGTTGTTTTATTATTAGCCTCTCTAAATAGCCAAGGGCAAGGTTTTATTATGCCTCCTCAAGGTAAGATAGAATACGAAGTAATAGAAAGTAAGGTATTGAACACCACAAGAAATTACTCTATTTATCTGCCCAAATCTTACAAGACAGAAGAATCGAGACAATATCCCATATTGTATCTATTGCATGGTATGAACGATACCCACAAAGGCTGGCCAACCCGTGGACACGTAGAAGACGTGGCCAATCAGCTGATAGATGGAGGGGAGGTTAGAGAGATGATTATTGTTACCCCCGATGCCGGCACAGACTGGAACGGTTATTTTGACATGGAAGGTTGGAGCTATGAGCGGTTTTTCTTCGAAGAGTTTTTACCTCATATAGAGGGAAAGTACAGAGTAAGTAGAGGTAAAGAAGAGAGAGCTATAGCAGGACTATCAATGGGAGGTGGTGGATCTACAGTTTATGCACAAAAGCATCCTGAACTGTTTTCTTCGGTTTACGCGATGAGTGCTCTGATGAATATCCCATTTGTCGGTGGCCCTCCTGGTCTGGATAAAAAGTTGGATCTGTTAACCCAAAGTGTCATTGCCAATAGCTCTATTGCCTTTGTTGAAAAAGCCGATGCTGCCACTTTAGAAAAGTTGAAAGCTGTGAACTGGTTTGTGGATTGCGGCGACGATGACTTTTTGCTGGATGTTAACATAGATTATGTCAGAGCGATGAAAAAGGTTGGTATACCGCTTCAGTTTAGAATCCGTGACGGAGGACATACCTAG
- a CDS encoding alpha/beta hydrolase: protein MKQALSIIFLLVSIFGFAQKGSVQTFTINSKALINKGGENPNRSCSVYLPPGYEGGKERYPVIYFLHGFTGTDAISPEIKKVLDEGIVRKKIKPYILVIPNHYTLYQGSFYTDSELTGNWETFTSKELVDYMDKNFRTLATKESRGIAGHSMGGYGAIKIAMRHPEVFSSVYGLSPGLMSFVKEFGPNSPYFKIYQNARTEEELTRAYYPKVLAAVGRAWSPNPNNPPFYADMPFTYKGDSLIVNQKVLEKWHRNMPVEMVNDYADNLRKLTAIKLDWGRNDSPRFPVQNMAFSQKLENLGINHYAEEYIGTHVDKIWTLDGRVLNAMLPFFNDYLKFE from the coding sequence ATGAAACAGGCTCTCAGTATTATATTTCTATTGGTATCAATTTTCGGATTTGCTCAAAAAGGAAGCGTTCAGACGTTTACAATAAATTCAAAAGCCTTGATCAATAAAGGAGGAGAAAATCCAAACAGAAGTTGCTCTGTTTATTTACCCCCCGGATATGAAGGAGGCAAAGAACGTTATCCTGTAATCTATTTTCTACATGGTTTCACAGGTACGGACGCTATTTCTCCGGAAATTAAAAAAGTGCTGGATGAAGGGATAGTCAGAAAGAAAATCAAACCGTATATTTTGGTTATTCCTAATCACTACACACTTTATCAGGGTAGTTTTTATACTGATTCGGAGTTAACAGGAAACTGGGAGACATTTACTTCTAAGGAGCTGGTCGACTATATGGATAAAAACTTCCGTACGTTGGCTACAAAAGAGTCGCGTGGAATTGCCGGGCACTCTATGGGTGGTTATGGAGCAATTAAAATAGCGATGCGTCATCCCGAAGTGTTTAGTTCAGTGTATGGTCTAAGCCCCGGGCTAATGTCATTTGTTAAGGAGTTTGGCCCCAATAGCCCTTACTTTAAAATCTATCAAAACGCCAGGACGGAAGAAGAACTTACAAGAGCCTATTATCCGAAAGTTTTGGCAGCTGTAGGCCGGGCTTGGTCTCCTAATCCAAACAATCCTCCATTTTACGCTGATATGCCATTTACGTATAAAGGTGACTCCTTGATTGTAAACCAAAAGGTTTTAGAAAAATGGCACAGGAATATGCCGGTTGAAATGGTAAATGACTATGCAGACAATTTGAGAAAGTTGACAGCCATAAAGTTGGACTGGGGTAGAAATGATTCTCCAAGATTTCCGGTTCAGAATATGGCATTTAGTCAGAAACTGGAAAATCTCGGGATCAATCATTATGCCGAAGAGTATATCGGTACACACGTAGATAAAATCTGGACACTTGACGGGCGGGTGTTAAACGCTATGCTTCCTTTCTTTAATGATTACCTGAAATTTGAATAA
- a CDS encoding SusC/RagA family TonB-linked outer membrane protein: MKNVLSQARWRLCYSLFKFLLFFILPLAASAQQSFKGKVTDGKEPLIGVSVTVKGTSTGGFTDAEGNFEVKTSLEKPVLVFSMVGYSTKEVAAVSSGNIEVVMEESNIGLDEVVVVGYGVQRKSDLTGAISQVKTEDIENRTVVNAQQALQGKAAGVQVIQTSGAPGSNPTIRIRGFSSNSSSDPLYVVDGLRTSNIAGIDPNNIESMEVLKDAASAAIYGAQAGNGVILITTKKGKSGVAKITYDYQMSTSELNRIPKVMNAQQYVSYMTEANFITPNEVNTLWDGVTNTNWADIAFEKSLMHRHNLGLQGGNEKGTYFVGLSYLDQDGIVVGNQDVYNRVSGMINGDYKIRPWLKIGTTNTLEKWTSQTVSENSEYGSLLAAVLTMDPLTPNLYSENNLPDFMKSHLQVGRALIRNSSRDYYGVSRIFESEQIHPGIMRDVNQNKNSGANILGTMFMDIMPLKGLVFTSKFGYRGAFSNNHTFQDMYYANAVAYRDKINMSRTNSNSIYYQWENFANYHFKLKSHDFTVMAGTSYQHTETASVNAAGNELIKNDLPYRDLDFLAPTATRTIGGIQLYTRQLSYFGRLSYNYLDKLLFQASLRRDASDNSILPYENRWGTFPAMSLGYVISKEKFFPKTDWISFLKVRASWGQNGSTGPLGGYAYLASIMSGGMYPYSSDINYQVASSPNTLTNPNLKWETSEQTDFGIDLRAFDNRFSATLDYFHKKTSGLLVAITPPYETGVTSTVVNAGNVTNKGFEAELGWEDQFSSGFKYGIKGNIATLKNKVTYLDPSISRISGASYHTFTGITAFEQGLPVWYFRGYELQGINRETGDPIFKDQFTVDTNGDGIPDQGDGIINDQDMAMIGSAIPDFTYGITLTGSFKGFDLTVFGAGSQGNQIYNALTRIDRPRGNKLSIFYDERWTPTNQDAPRPRPNANGEDKYWISDAAIFDASFFKIKQLQIGYRLPSSLLSKLKVDNCRVYTSLDDWFVFTKYPGMDPEASAGSTSALGVDKGAYPIAKKLVFGINLSF; this comes from the coding sequence ATGAAAAATGTTTTGTCTCAAGCAAGATGGAGGCTTTGTTATAGCCTCTTTAAATTTCTTCTATTTTTTATTTTACCGCTTGCGGCGAGTGCCCAGCAATCTTTTAAAGGCAAAGTCACCGACGGCAAAGAACCTCTCATCGGGGTATCGGTTACTGTTAAAGGTACAAGTACAGGAGGTTTTACAGATGCAGAAGGAAATTTTGAAGTAAAGACCTCCTTAGAAAAGCCGGTGCTGGTTTTTTCTATGGTGGGATATTCTACTAAAGAGGTGGCAGCTGTTTCTTCTGGCAACATAGAGGTGGTCATGGAAGAAAGCAATATTGGTCTGGATGAAGTAGTGGTAGTGGGATACGGTGTTCAGCGAAAAAGTGATTTAACCGGAGCGATATCGCAGGTAAAAACGGAAGATATAGAAAACCGAACGGTAGTAAATGCTCAGCAGGCATTGCAAGGAAAGGCCGCCGGAGTGCAGGTAATACAAACCTCAGGTGCCCCGGGCAGTAACCCTACTATTCGTATAAGAGGTTTTAGTTCTAACTCATCCTCAGACCCCCTGTATGTAGTTGATGGACTAAGAACTTCTAATATTGCGGGAATTGACCCTAACAATATTGAAAGTATGGAGGTGTTAAAAGATGCTGCTTCCGCTGCTATATACGGTGCTCAGGCGGGAAATGGTGTAATATTAATTACGACAAAAAAAGGGAAATCAGGTGTAGCTAAAATTACGTATGACTACCAAATGTCCACAAGCGAATTAAATCGGATTCCTAAGGTGATGAATGCTCAGCAGTATGTCAGCTATATGACAGAAGCTAATTTTATCACCCCGAATGAAGTGAATACCTTGTGGGACGGTGTAACCAATACGAATTGGGCGGATATTGCTTTCGAAAAATCACTGATGCACAGGCATAATCTTGGGTTACAGGGAGGTAATGAAAAAGGCACCTATTTTGTAGGGCTTTCTTACCTGGATCAGGACGGTATAGTTGTTGGCAATCAGGATGTTTATAATCGTGTTTCGGGGATGATTAACGGAGACTACAAGATACGGCCATGGCTTAAAATCGGAACTACAAATACACTGGAAAAATGGACAAGTCAGACAGTATCAGAAAACTCTGAGTACGGAAGTTTGCTGGCCGCTGTACTTACCATGGATCCGCTTACTCCCAATCTTTATTCAGAGAATAATCTGCCTGATTTTATGAAAAGCCATCTGCAGGTAGGCAGGGCGTTAATAAGAAACAGTTCTAGAGACTACTATGGTGTGTCAAGAATTTTTGAATCGGAGCAGATTCATCCGGGCATTATGAGGGATGTTAATCAAAACAAGAACTCCGGTGCAAATATATTGGGTACCATGTTTATGGATATCATGCCTTTGAAAGGTCTGGTTTTTACGTCCAAGTTCGGTTATAGAGGAGCTTTCTCCAATAATCATACTTTTCAGGATATGTATTATGCCAATGCGGTAGCCTACAGAGACAAGATTAATATGAGCAGAACAAACTCAAACAGCATTTATTATCAGTGGGAAAATTTTGCCAACTATCATTTCAAATTAAAGTCGCATGACTTTACAGTGATGGCGGGTACATCATATCAGCACACAGAAACCGCTAGTGTGAATGCCGCTGGAAATGAACTTATTAAGAATGATCTTCCCTACAGGGATCTGGACTTTCTGGCACCAACAGCTACGAGAACTATCGGTGGTATTCAGCTTTATACAAGGCAATTGTCCTACTTTGGACGTTTGAGTTATAACTATCTTGATAAACTATTGTTTCAGGCTTCGTTACGAAGAGATGCAAGTGACAACTCGATTTTACCCTACGAAAACAGATGGGGTACCTTTCCGGCCATGTCACTTGGATATGTAATTTCAAAAGAGAAGTTTTTTCCCAAGACCGATTGGATATCTTTTCTTAAAGTGAGGGCGAGTTGGGGGCAAAACGGAAGTACGGGACCACTTGGCGGTTATGCGTATCTGGCTTCTATTATGTCCGGAGGAATGTATCCTTACTCATCGGATATCAATTATCAGGTGGCTTCTTCTCCCAATACATTAACTAACCCAAATTTAAAATGGGAAACCTCAGAGCAGACAGACTTTGGTATCGACCTCAGAGCTTTTGATAATCGATTTTCTGCAACTCTCGACTATTTCCATAAAAAGACGAGCGGGTTACTTGTAGCTATTACACCGCCTTATGAGACAGGTGTGACATCAACGGTAGTTAATGCAGGGAATGTAACTAATAAAGGCTTTGAGGCAGAATTAGGCTGGGAAGATCAGTTTAGCAGCGGTTTTAAATACGGAATCAAAGGTAATATAGCTACACTTAAGAACAAGGTAACCTATCTTGATCCGAGTATTTCAAGAATCAGTGGGGCTTCTTATCATACGTTTACAGGAATTACTGCATTTGAGCAAGGACTTCCGGTGTGGTATTTCAGAGGGTATGAATTACAAGGAATTAACAGAGAAACCGGTGACCCGATATTCAAAGACCAGTTTACGGTTGATACCAACGGTGATGGAATTCCGGATCAGGGCGATGGCATAATTAACGATCAGGACATGGCCATGATTGGCAGTGCAATTCCTGATTTTACGTATGGTATTACATTGACAGGCTCATTCAAAGGATTTGACTTAACGGTCTTCGGAGCGGGATCACAAGGCAATCAAATTTACAATGCCTTAACCCGTATAGACAGACCAAGAGGGAACAAACTAAGTATATTCTATGATGAAAGATGGACACCGACCAATCAGGATGCTCCAAGGCCAAGACCGAATGCAAACGGAGAAGACAAGTACTGGATTAGTGATGCCGCGATATTTGATGCTTCTTTCTTTAAAATTAAGCAGCTTCAGATAGGCTATAGATTACCTTCTTCTCTTTTGAGTAAATTAAAGGTAGACAACTGCAGAGTTTATACTTCTCTGGATGACTGGTTTGTGTTTACTAAGTATCCGGGAATGGATCCGGAAGCTTCAGCAGGGTCAACTTCCGCTTTGGGAGTAGATAAAGGAGCATATCCTATTGCAAAAAAACTGGTTTTTGGTATTAACCTTTCCTTTTAA
- a CDS encoding RagB/SusD family nutrient uptake outer membrane protein yields MKNIVYKIAIIIVVAVSSACENHLRIVQPGATSVENFYKTDKDAEEAIAAVYASWRASLYGQFWLKNLLSDDVICGGGSRGDNSMYEQINEYNFGAANTTVSSTFAQYYNAIYLANLIINRIEPDSDVKKRAVAEAKTIRAAVYFDLVTLWGNVPLVTMELSPDEYQQPNGDKNALWNLIETDYKDALQSNSLPQKGSAANTAQPARLTSDAARAFLGKAQLFQGKNEEAFENLSTVINDGKHGLVADYENVLRAVSDFSSESVFEFNSIGDDNNAFEQGNTLWGIMNGYRSDKLNLSGYFTGLHGIYPSGWGFGNPTSALYQAFLAEEGAEGYRLNNTIKTYKQLNNVGIALNPGSSLYGNEGYFNWKHRYLGSEVLVASFGFSTTANFRVLRYAEVLLLAAEAAVQTGRNAQALSYINQIRSRAKLKALDNVSLDNIKTEKRLELCFEGVRFQDLVRWGDTHFLEKQGEKVPTFTGLNNDGSHTIIYPYSNQTFGFKKGKNELLPFPEHEMNVNKNIKQNPGW; encoded by the coding sequence ATGAAGAACATTGTATACAAAATAGCAATAATAATAGTCGTTGCAGTCTCATCGGCATGTGAGAATCATCTTAGAATCGTACAGCCGGGAGCAACCAGTGTAGAGAATTTTTATAAGACCGATAAAGATGCTGAAGAGGCCATTGCTGCTGTTTATGCTTCATGGCGGGCTTCCTTGTATGGTCAGTTCTGGTTAAAAAACCTGCTCTCTGATGATGTCATTTGTGGTGGCGGATCAAGAGGCGATAACAGTATGTATGAGCAAATTAATGAATACAATTTTGGAGCGGCAAATACTACAGTAAGTAGCACTTTTGCACAATATTACAATGCCATTTACCTCGCAAACCTTATTATAAATCGAATTGAGCCGGATTCCGATGTCAAGAAGCGAGCAGTAGCGGAAGCTAAGACTATCCGTGCTGCAGTCTATTTCGATCTGGTCACCTTGTGGGGAAATGTACCTCTGGTTACTATGGAGTTGTCACCTGACGAATATCAACAGCCCAACGGAGACAAAAACGCTCTCTGGAACTTGATAGAAACTGACTACAAGGATGCATTGCAGAGTAATAGCCTTCCTCAGAAGGGAAGTGCTGCCAATACAGCCCAACCTGCAAGACTTACATCAGACGCAGCCAGAGCGTTTTTAGGAAAAGCTCAGTTATTTCAAGGTAAAAATGAAGAAGCGTTTGAGAACTTGTCAACGGTAATCAACGATGGAAAACATGGTTTGGTAGCAGACTATGAAAACGTACTTAGAGCTGTCTCTGATTTTTCTTCAGAGTCTGTCTTTGAGTTTAACTCTATAGGTGATGATAATAACGCCTTTGAGCAGGGAAACACCCTTTGGGGAATCATGAACGGCTATAGAAGTGATAAGCTGAATCTTTCCGGGTATTTTACAGGTTTACATGGTATCTATCCTTCGGGTTGGGGTTTCGGAAATCCTACGTCAGCATTGTATCAGGCATTTCTTGCGGAGGAGGGGGCAGAAGGTTACCGGCTAAATAACACCATCAAGACTTACAAACAGCTGAATAATGTGGGCATTGCACTTAATCCGGGAAGCTCCTTATATGGAAATGAAGGCTATTTTAATTGGAAGCACAGATACTTGGGTTCTGAAGTACTTGTGGCATCTTTTGGTTTTTCTACCACAGCCAATTTCAGAGTTTTAAGATATGCTGAAGTTCTTCTTTTAGCTGCGGAAGCTGCTGTTCAAACCGGAAGGAATGCTCAGGCTCTTTCCTACATCAATCAAATCAGAAGCAGAGCAAAACTAAAAGCTCTTGACAATGTTTCACTGGATAATATCAAGACAGAAAAGAGACTTGAGCTCTGTTTTGAAGGAGTTCGTTTTCAGGATCTGGTACGCTGGGGAGATACTCACTTTTTAGAGAAACAAGGTGAAAAAGTACCCACTTTTACTGGATTGAATAACGACGGAAGTCATACCATCATCTACCCCTATAGCAATCAAACTTTTGGTTTCAAAAAGGGGAAGAATGAGCTGCTCCCTTTTCCTGAACATGAAATGAATGTGAACAAGAATATTAAACAAAATCCGGGATGGTAA